The Fulvia fulva chromosome 1, complete sequence region TCTCGATGCGAACAACGGCACTGAACGCTGGCTGCGCTACGTCGGGCCCGATGGCAAGAGACAAGATGCTGCTCATCGCTTTCTTCATCCAAAGCTGCAGAGTGGAGGATATCTCAACCTTCACGTTCTGGTCGAGACTCAAGTCGTGCGGGTCATCTTCGATGAAAACAAGCGAGCTGTAGGCATTGAGTACCAGCCGAACCCAAGGTATAGATCCGACGGCAAGCCACAGGTGGTCAAAGCTTCAAGAATGGTCGTCCTCTCCGCTGGTGCGAATGGAACACCACTCATCCTCGAGCGATCTGGCGTAGGTGATCCTGAGATTCTCAAACGTGCTGGCGTCCCCCTTGTGGAGCCTGTTACCAATGTCGGCAAAGAGTATCAAGATCACCACCTCAGTCTCTGGGCATATCGGACAGACCTTGGCCACCGAGACACCATCAACGGATTCTCTGATGGTCGCTTTGATGTTGCAGATGCAATCCGCAAAAACGATGAGCTTCTAGGTTGGAATTCCATGGATGCCTCTGGCAAGTTCCGACCAACGGAGCGTGAAGTTGCCAACCTCGGTCCTGCCTTTCAGAAAGCATGGGAACGAGACTTCAAACACGCCCCAGATCGTCCTCTCATGATAATCGCCATGTACCTCTCCTACTTCGGTGACCATACTACTCTTCCAGACTCGGCCGAGTACGTGTCGATGGCATGCTGGACAGCCTACCCTTACTCGCGCGGCCATATTCACATCACAGGTCGCAGCCTCGATGATCCCATCGACTTCGATACGGGATATCTCAACGACGAGAAGGAAGGGTATGTCGACGTTAAGAAGCATATATGGTCGTACAAGCTGCAGCGCGAGATGTTCTGAAGGACGAAGATCTATCGCGGCGAGCTTGCTTCTTCTCATCCCAAGTTCCCGGCTGGGTCGAAGGCTGCGGTAGTTGAGAGGGCATTAGGACCGGTCCCGGATGATGCGCCGTTCATACAGTATTCGAAGGAAGATGATGC contains the following coding sequences:
- a CDS encoding Alcohol oxidase; the encoded protein is MPLYNSLPDSILTDGVDVIIAGGGTAGCVVASRLAEADPNLSILVIEQGINNFNLPQCIYPALFPKNLLVDNETATALFWKGNKSALLGDREPIVPSGGVLGGGSSINWMVYTRAQRSDFDSWNTPGWSANEGWQYPPERDREHHGDSGPVNVSSGTFRARHAEDEFIDAAAKLGYRELKDLQNLDANNGTERWLRYVGPDGKRQDAAHRFLHPKLQSGGYLNLHVLVETQVVRVIFDENKRAVGIEYQPNPRYRSDGKPQVVKASRMVVLSAGANGTPLILERSGVGDPEILKRAGVPLVEPVTNVGKEYQDHHLSLWAYRTDLGHRDTINGFSDGRFDVADAIRKNDELLGWNSMDASGKFRPTEREVANLGPAFQKAWERDFKHAPDRPLMIIAMYLSYFGDHTTLPDSAEYVSMACWTAYPYSRGHIHITGRSLDDPIDFDTGYLNDEKEGYVDVKKHIWSTKIYRGELASSHPKFPAGSKAAVVERALGPVPDDAPFIQYSKEDDAAIEQKVRETVSTTWHSLGTCKMSPREKGGVVDRTLSVYGVKGLKLADLSIPPENVGANTNNTALMIGEKAADLFIKELGIKARI